The following are encoded in a window of Streptomyces griseiscabiei genomic DNA:
- a CDS encoding ABC transporter substrate-binding protein produces MPKKRPVAVALAGALCLVTTACADATGTAGADDGDASAAAAGSGYPVTLDNCGVSEKFTEAPGRVVVMNGASVAEVSTLLALGLGDRIVANQQSYGMSETEGRAEAIKRLPTGGVELNDAYDIPREAMIGLRPDLVLSTTSYGFDEKNGFATREQLGDVGAHSYVSPQGCDQDTSKMTVEDSYTLLRDMGKIFDRGDEAEKLIAASEKRIADVTAKVKGEKRPEVMVLFSHMTMGGNDFSSVVAKGIYNDILARAGGSNAFENASTTSFADLSKEKVAATDVDALVVIGYNDPDPAAYAEKLLKEFPQWPAAKNKTYVALSDSMYLGPSNDLAVAKIAGMLHPDKV; encoded by the coding sequence ATGCCGAAGAAACGGCCGGTCGCCGTCGCCCTGGCCGGCGCCCTCTGTCTGGTCACCACGGCCTGCGCCGACGCGACCGGGACAGCGGGCGCGGACGACGGCGACGCCTCCGCGGCCGCCGCGGGGTCCGGATATCCGGTGACCCTCGACAACTGCGGGGTCTCCGAGAAGTTCACCGAGGCACCCGGCCGGGTCGTCGTGATGAACGGTGCCTCGGTCGCCGAGGTCTCCACCCTGCTCGCCCTCGGCCTGGGCGACCGGATCGTCGCCAACCAGCAGAGCTACGGCATGTCCGAGACCGAGGGCCGGGCGGAGGCCATCAAGAGGCTCCCCACCGGTGGCGTCGAACTCAACGACGCCTACGACATCCCGCGCGAGGCGATGATCGGGCTCCGCCCCGACCTGGTGCTCTCCACCACCTCGTACGGCTTCGACGAGAAGAACGGCTTCGCCACCCGCGAGCAGCTGGGGGACGTCGGCGCCCACTCCTATGTCTCCCCGCAGGGCTGCGACCAGGACACCTCGAAGATGACCGTCGAGGACAGCTACACACTGCTGCGGGACATGGGGAAGATCTTCGACAGGGGTGACGAGGCCGAGAAGCTGATCGCCGCCTCGGAGAAGCGGATCGCCGACGTCACCGCGAAGGTGAAGGGCGAGAAGCGGCCCGAGGTCATGGTCCTGTTCTCCCACATGACCATGGGCGGCAACGACTTCAGCTCGGTCGTCGCCAAGGGCATCTACAACGACATCCTCGCCAGGGCCGGCGGCTCCAACGCCTTCGAGAACGCCTCGACGACGTCCTTCGCCGACCTGAGCAAGGAGAAGGTGGCCGCCACCGACGTCGACGCCCTCGTCGTCATCGGCTACAACGACCCCGACCCGGCGGCCTACGCCGAGAAACTGCTGAAGGAGTTCCCCCAGTGGCCGGCGGCGAAGAACAAGACGTACGTGGCGCTGTCGGACTCGATGTACCTCGGCCCCAGCAACGACCTGGCCGTGGCGAAGATCGCCGGGATGCTGCACCCCGACAAGGTCTGA
- a CDS encoding ABC transporter ATP-binding protein, with protein sequence MKLTVDQLHITLDRTPILRAVNLAAGKGDVVGLVGPNGSGKSTLLRAVYRSLRPAGGVVRVGGDDVWELPARTAARRTAAVLQDSGTTTGLSVREIVALGRTPHHGLLGRDGAEDREAVADAIARCGVEPFADRDHATLSGGERQRVLLARALAQRPRLLVLDELTNHLDIRARFELLDLIRSTGITTLAVLHDLDLAARLCDHLAVLDGGEVVAAGPVLEVLTPDLLRDVFGVLGHTERHADGVVRITYAARPLAGDRAGEAQR encoded by the coding sequence ATGAAACTGACCGTGGACCAGCTCCACATCACCCTGGACCGCACCCCGATCCTCCGGGCGGTGAACCTGGCGGCGGGCAAGGGCGACGTCGTCGGGCTCGTCGGCCCCAACGGCAGCGGCAAGTCCACCCTCCTGCGCGCCGTCTACCGCTCGCTGCGCCCCGCCGGGGGAGTGGTCAGGGTGGGCGGAGACGACGTGTGGGAGCTGCCCGCGCGGACGGCGGCCCGCCGCACGGCGGCCGTGCTCCAGGACTCCGGCACCACCACCGGGCTGAGTGTGCGGGAGATCGTGGCCCTCGGGCGTACGCCCCACCACGGGCTGCTCGGGCGGGACGGTGCCGAGGACCGGGAGGCCGTCGCCGACGCGATCGCCCGCTGCGGTGTCGAACCCTTCGCGGACCGCGACCACGCCACCCTCTCCGGCGGCGAACGCCAACGCGTGCTGCTGGCCCGCGCCCTCGCCCAGCGACCCCGGCTGCTGGTCCTGGACGAACTCACCAACCACCTCGACATCCGCGCCCGGTTCGAACTCCTGGACCTGATCCGCTCCACCGGCATCACCACCCTGGCCGTCCTGCACGACCTGGACCTCGCCGCCCGCCTCTGCGACCACCTCGCCGTCCTCGACGGCGGCGAGGTGGTCGCGGCGGGCCCGGTCCTGGAGGTCCTGACGCCGGACCTCCTCAGGGACGTGTTCGGCGTGCTCGGCCACACGGAACGGCACGCCGACGGGGTCGTCCGCATCACCTACGCGGCCCGGCCGCTGGCCGGCGACCGGGCCGGGGAGGCTCAGCGGTAG
- a CDS encoding FecCD family ABC transporter permease produces MVMAVSIGAVNIPVGDVWRVLLHHITGRGAPGDPALDQIVWTFRAPRVALAALVGAGLAVTGAVLQTLVANPLADPVVLGFSYGASLGAVLVITLGGATLAGFGGLGVSGAAFVGALTAGALAFALGRRGGRLAPTRLVLAGVVVGSVFLSLTSFVQLMATPTELRTVMFWMLGSVAGAQWDQLPVVTVVVVTGTVVLTLFGRRLDALLAGDESATALGVDVSRLRAVLLILSALLTGTVIAVAGGIGFVGLMIPHLVRLTAGAGHRRLLPLTALLGAVYLVAVDLLSRTLNRPNELPLGILTVLLGAPFFLWLLRRDKGLDTA; encoded by the coding sequence ATGGTGATGGCGGTGAGCATCGGCGCGGTGAACATCCCGGTCGGCGACGTATGGCGGGTCCTGCTGCACCACATCACCGGACGGGGCGCCCCCGGCGACCCCGCGCTGGACCAGATCGTGTGGACGTTCCGGGCACCCCGGGTCGCGCTCGCCGCCCTGGTCGGCGCGGGCCTCGCGGTCACCGGAGCGGTGCTCCAGACACTGGTCGCCAACCCGCTTGCCGACCCCGTCGTGCTGGGCTTCTCCTACGGCGCCTCCCTGGGCGCCGTCCTGGTCATCACCCTCGGCGGGGCCACCCTCGCGGGCTTCGGCGGCCTCGGGGTGTCGGGCGCGGCCTTCGTCGGCGCGCTCACGGCCGGTGCCCTCGCCTTCGCCCTGGGCCGGCGCGGCGGCAGGCTGGCCCCGACCCGGCTGGTCCTGGCCGGGGTCGTCGTCGGCTCCGTCTTCCTCTCCCTCACCAGCTTCGTCCAGCTGATGGCGACACCCACCGAGCTGCGGACCGTGATGTTCTGGATGCTCGGCAGCGTCGCCGGCGCCCAGTGGGACCAACTCCCCGTCGTCACCGTGGTGGTGGTGACCGGCACGGTCGTGCTGACCCTGTTCGGACGGCGGCTCGACGCCCTGCTCGCCGGGGACGAGTCGGCCACCGCGCTCGGCGTGGACGTCAGCCGGCTGCGGGCGGTCCTGCTGATCCTCAGCGCGCTGCTCACCGGCACCGTCATCGCCGTCGCGGGCGGCATCGGCTTCGTCGGCCTGATGATCCCCCATCTGGTCCGCCTCACCGCGGGCGCCGGCCACCGCAGGCTGCTGCCCCTGACCGCGCTGCTGGGCGCCGTCTACCTGGTCGCCGTGGACCTGCTCTCCCGCACCCTCAACCGCCCCAACGAACTCCCGCTGGGCATCCTCACCGTCCTGCTCGGCGCCCCCTTCTTCCTGTGGCTGCTGCGCCGCGACAAGGGCCTGGACACCGCATGA
- a CDS encoding glycoside hydrolase family 97 protein: MAVPIRTTVAGLCAGLVATLLTTVPARAEPHDRAWSVSASASAHVPRARVSLDSGTGALRLAVSRGGRTVVEPSPVGLVTEQADLSQGLRFLHRRDRTIDERYRTRAGKRLERRVRMNESRLSFTTAAGARLDLVVRASADGVAYRYVLPAGHGDVLGETSAFNLPADASAWLGAYRADNEGQFVRYTAAGAPTGAYSDQALFRTDGGYTLLAESDLTGAYSGARLTHEQGTGTYRIKLADDRVTTGGGPLATPWRAMVTGDLATVTRSTFTDDLAPASQVRDRSWIRPGTALWTWLAGGRPAGQSLTAQKAYVDYAAERGWPYEAVDAGWYFRSDAWDTTDPDWQTTSWMPELVEYARAKGVGIIVWIHQRDLDTAEERARWLPTLERWGVKGVKIDFMDSEAQATLKWYDAILPETAAHHLLVNFHGSTIPKGIQRTWPHVMTLEGVAGEEKRTNTAAHLTTLPFTRNVIGSMDFTPGAFHRVGLRPNSDAAEVGLAVAYESGLQMFAGTPESYDARPLARAYFDQVPAAWDDTRLLAGEPGQEAVLARRSGDRWFLGGVYAGAARTAEVPLTLGTGKWLVETIRDGADGLVQDRRVLRGGDAFTVDVTTNGGFAGLACPWRPGVTTCYR; this comes from the coding sequence ATGGCTGTTCCGATCAGGACCACGGTCGCCGGGCTCTGCGCCGGGCTGGTGGCCACCCTTCTCACGACCGTGCCCGCGCGGGCCGAGCCGCACGACCGCGCCTGGTCGGTGTCCGCCTCGGCGTCCGCGCACGTGCCCCGCGCACGGGTGTCCCTGGACTCCGGCACCGGCGCTCTGCGTCTGGCGGTGTCCCGCGGCGGCCGGACGGTCGTCGAACCCTCACCCGTCGGCCTCGTCACCGAACAGGCCGACCTGTCCCAGGGGTTGCGTTTCCTGCACCGCAGGGACCGGACGATCGACGAGCGGTACCGGACCCGGGCCGGCAAGCGGCTGGAACGCCGGGTGCGGATGAACGAGAGCCGGCTGTCGTTCACGACCGCCGCCGGTGCCCGGCTCGACCTCGTCGTCCGCGCCTCCGCCGACGGGGTCGCCTACCGGTACGTCCTGCCCGCCGGCCACGGCGATGTGCTCGGCGAGACCTCCGCGTTCAACCTCCCGGCGGACGCGAGCGCCTGGCTCGGCGCCTACCGGGCCGACAACGAGGGGCAGTTCGTCCGGTACACGGCCGCGGGCGCCCCGACCGGCGCGTACTCGGACCAGGCGCTGTTCCGCACCGACGGCGGCTACACGCTGCTCGCCGAGTCCGACCTCACCGGCGCCTACTCCGGTGCCCGGCTCACCCATGAACAGGGCACCGGCACCTACCGGATCAAGCTCGCCGACGACCGGGTGACGACCGGCGGGGGCCCGCTGGCCACGCCCTGGCGGGCCATGGTCACCGGCGATCTCGCGACCGTCACCCGCTCCACCTTCACCGACGACCTCGCGCCCGCCTCCCAGGTCCGCGACCGCTCCTGGATCCGCCCCGGCACCGCCCTGTGGACCTGGCTGGCCGGTGGCCGGCCGGCGGGCCAGAGTCTCACCGCGCAGAAGGCGTACGTCGACTACGCCGCCGAGCGCGGCTGGCCGTACGAGGCGGTCGACGCGGGCTGGTACTTCCGGTCCGACGCCTGGGACACCACCGACCCCGACTGGCAGACCACCAGCTGGATGCCCGAACTCGTGGAGTACGCGCGGGCCAAGGGCGTCGGCATCATCGTCTGGATCCATCAGCGCGACCTCGACACCGCCGAGGAGCGTGCGCGGTGGCTGCCCACCCTGGAACGCTGGGGCGTCAAGGGCGTCAAGATCGACTTCATGGACTCGGAGGCGCAGGCCACGCTCAAGTGGTACGACGCGATCCTCCCGGAGACCGCCGCCCACCACCTCCTGGTCAACTTCCACGGCTCCACGATCCCCAAGGGCATCCAGCGCACCTGGCCGCATGTGATGACCCTGGAGGGCGTCGCGGGCGAGGAGAAGCGCACCAACACCGCCGCCCACCTCACCACGCTGCCGTTCACCCGCAACGTCATCGGCTCCATGGACTTCACCCCCGGCGCCTTCCACCGCGTGGGGCTGCGCCCCAACTCCGACGCGGCCGAGGTCGGGCTCGCCGTCGCCTACGAGTCGGGCCTGCAGATGTTCGCGGGCACCCCCGAGTCGTACGACGCCCGGCCGCTCGCCCGTGCCTACTTCGACCAGGTCCCCGCCGCCTGGGACGACACCCGGCTGCTCGCCGGGGAGCCCGGACAGGAGGCGGTGCTCGCGCGCCGCAGCGGTGACCGCTGGTTCCTGGGCGGGGTGTACGCGGGAGCGGCCCGCACCGCCGAGGTCCCGCTGACCCTCGGAACGGGCAAGTGGCTCGTCGAGACGATCCGGGACGGCGCCGACGGCCTCGTCCAGGACCGGCGGGTGCTGCGCGGCGGCGACGCGTTCACCGTCGACGTGACCACGAACGGCGGCTTCGCCGGCCTCGCCTGCCCCTGGCGCCCGGGGGTCACCACCTGCTACCGCTGA